The genomic segment AAAGCACATCCTTAGTGCTGTGTGGGCGACCGAGTTGTGGGTTTTCGCTGACATAAGGCTACGCAAAGACATCGCCTAAATACAACCACGTGAACCCTGATGACGAAACGATCAGGGAGATCATTACCGGCATCAGAGCACCCACTGAGGGTGGGAATACTGCATTAAAGCACTACAAGGTACTCAGACATGCCAGCTTATGCCCAACAGCGATCACGAAGATCGCTAGGATTGTCGTGGTGTTAATATCGCTGCATTATGATCCTGATTGGCGATCCTGCTAAGAAAACCTATTGAACCTATTTCAAGCATCAAGCCACTTTCGAAGCTCTGAAAATAAATCCTCAAATCCGCCAAAATATGACTTGCAAATATTCCCATAATTGGCAGAAATATAATCGGCAAATTGCCCTTTATCAAACTTTCTTCGAGTGCAACTAAAGCCACCACCATCTGAAAAATTTTCTTCATAGATAAATTCACTACAAAAAACTTCTTCAGGGTATATATTTTCGATCCCTTTCGACATTATTTTATTACTTTTATTTGGCGGGAATATATATCTGCGAAGATTTCCCTCAAGAACACAATCGTAACTAACGTCGCTATCAAAAATCGTAAATATTTTCCTTGATGTGAGATTTACGTTTTTCCTTGCCGTTTCATATAATTTATTTAGATTTTTTTCGCCGCCGCCTTTTTCGTCGCCATTAGCGCATAATTCTATCAAATCTAATACATCAGAATATCCTAGAACTTTACCCGCCGCTTCTATATGCTTGACATCTGTGGCACCTTCGCAGTAAACTATCGGCTTAGTTGTATTTTTGATTTCCTGTTCTACTTCTTTTTTAAATGATGTTAACTCGCGAAATATATTAAGCGCTTTTCCAAATTCACTAAAGTCTTCTGCGTTGATCCATTTACCCTCAGGCAACTTTAGTATTTTTACTCCATCAGCGCCAAACACCTCGCACATTCCTGAAATAAAAAATGGGGAATGTGATGATAAGATGAACTGCACCTTAGGAAAAAGTTTGATCAGCTGGGGCAATGCTCGATTAACTAAGTCAATATGCAAATGAGAATCTATTTCATCAATTACAACGCTGCCCGAAACTTCAAAAGGGTTATTGATGTAACACTGGTCAGCGTACATAATGATAGTTCCAAAAAGCGAGAAAAGTGTGGATTGTCCAGTAGATAAACTGCTAAGCGGAAACTCCTTCTCTTCATTACTTATAATTAGATCTGAAATGAGTCTATCGCGCCAAAATATTTGCATTTCTTTATCATCTAATATTATCTGAAGTATCTGATTTATCGCTAGACGATAACGTAGAGCGCGTTTTATAAGGCCAGATTGATATTTGAAACTTCTTTCATTTAGCATAGTGCTATCGTCGTCCTGAATGGATACATCAATTCGGCTATCAAGAATAATCTCAGTTATCCATTGGCTAACGCGCGGAAGCATTTGCTCCCAAATTATTTTCCTTCCCAGGTTCCCATGTATTTTTGAAAAGACATATGGATTTAAGTTATCGATACTCTTCGCATTAAACCAGTGTGGTATCTCATTTCTCGTAGTAGGACTAAAACCATACACACCTGACTCATGGATCTTTGTACTCAGCTCTCTTGATATCGAAATATTTTTATCAGCTGGAATTTCATCGATATTAATTTTTTCATATCTATCATCAGGAGGAAGCTCGTCCAAACTCAAATAATTTACGTCTCCAGATTTTACAGAATATCTAATATCTTCGTCAGCATCGATAAACTGGACCACATTTAGATATCCACTTGCCCCTCTTCTTTTAATGTTACCACCAACATATCGAAACCAGGACCGCCCATTTGAAGAATTATTAACTATATCATTATGGCCTTGAGCAGCAGATTCTATGATCGCGTCAGCAAGTACTGAAAGAAGATTAGTTTTCCCAACTCCGTTTTCGCCAACTATGATCACAGGATGTGGAACGCCATCTACTATAGGGAACTCTACTTCAATATGCTCTATCGGACCATCATTGTGCATCAAGAGCTTACTGAAGTACATTTCCTCTACCCCTCATCTGTTGACAAAGCAGCAACAAACGCTTCTTGAGGTACGGAGACTGACCCGATACTCTTCATGCGCTTTTTGCCTTCTTTTTGTTTTTCCAGAAGCTTGCGCTTCCGGGAGACGTCTCCACCATAACACTTTGCGAGCACGTCTTTGCGTAAAGCGCGAATATTTTCTCGGGCGATGATTTTGGAACCGATGGCGGCTTGGACTGGAACCTCGAATTGTTGACGTGGAATCAATTCTTTGAGCTTAACGGTCATCTTGTTTCCGTACCATTGCGCATTGTCTCTGTGCACGATGGCAGAGAAGGCGTCAACGGGTTCTCCTTGGAGCAGAATATCCACCTTGACCAGGTCGGATTGCTGTTCGCCGGCTTCCTCGTAGTTGAGTGACGCATACCCTTTTGTGCGCGATTTGAGCATGTCAAAGAAGTCGAAAATAATTTCGCCTAGGGGCATCGTGTAGCGGAGTTCTACACGATCTTCGGAGAGATAATCCATTCCCCCCATTTGCCCCCGTTTGGATTGGCAGAGCTCCATGGTAGTGCCAACATATTCCGCGGGAACAATGATGGTTGTTTTGACAATGGGTTCCCACACTTCCCGGAGTTTCCCGCCTGGCCAGTCGGAGGGATTGTGCACAATGAGTTCACTGCCGTCTTCGGTAACTACGCGGTAGTTCACGGACGGCGCGGTGGAAATGAGATCCAGGTCGAATTCGCGCTGGAGTCGGTCACGGGTGATTTCCATGTGCAGAAGTCCCAAGAATCCGCATCGGAACCCAAACCCGAGGGCGACGGAGGTTTCGGGTTCGAAGGTGAGCGCGGCGTCGTTAAGCTGTAGTTTCTCCAGCGCGTCCCTTAAGTCGGGATAGTCGGCCTGGGAAATGGGGAACAGCCCCGAATACACCATGGGCTTGGGTTCTTCGTAGCCTTTGAGAGGTTCTTCAGCGCCTTTGGTGGCCCAGGTGACGGTGTCGCCGACTTTGGATTGGCGGACGTCTTTCACGCCGGTGATCAAATAGCCGACTTCCCCTGGCCCCAGCCCGGAACATTTCTTGGGAGTGGGACTTACGATGCCTATTTCCAGCAATTCGTGCGTAGCGCCCGTGGACATCATGCGGATTTTCTGGCGCGGTTCCAGGCGGCCGTCCACCATGCGGATATAGGTGACCACGCCGCGGTAGGTGTCGTAGACAGAGTCGAAAATCATGGCGCGCGCGGGGGCGTCGGCACCCGGGATTCCCGACGCACCGGACTCCGCAACCTCAGAAGACGGCGGCGGCACCAGCTCACACACACGGTCCAGAAGCTCCGGCACGCCCTCCCCCGTCTTGCCGGACACGCGCAGCACGTCCTCCGGCTCGCAGCCAATAATATGGGCGATTTCCAGGGCATACTTGTCGGGGTCGGCTGCGGGAAGGTCGATTTTGTTCAACACCGGGATGATTTCCAGGTCGTTTTCCATGGCCAGGTACAGGTTCGCCAAAGTTTGAGCCTCGATGCCCTGCGCGGCGTCAACAAGCAAAATAGCGCCCTCACACGCCTCAAGCGCGCGGGAAACCTCATACGTGAAATCCACGTGGCCGGGAGTATCAATGAGGTGCATGACAATCTCCTCCCCCGCATGCTCCCCACTGCGCGGCACCCACGGCAAACGAACATTCTGCGCCTTAATAGTAATGCCGCGCTCGCGCTCAATATCCATATTGTCCAAATACTGATCGCGCATATCACGCGCCTCAACAACACCAGTAAGCTGCAAAATACGATCCGCAAGCGTGGACTTACCATGATCAATGTGGGCGATGATACAGAAGTTACGAATCCTGCTAGGGTCCGTGAAAGTCTTCTCCGCGAAATTCTGGGCCATAGCTGTTGACACTACCGAAACAAACCCAGCTAGGCTAAACCCATGGACACACCAAGGGGCACCAACGGCCTGCACAAACCCCGCAAGCCACTCCGCCGCCGAATCCGGCGCACCCTCAAACGCATCCGGCGCCCCGAAGCCATCACCCTAGAAGAAGGACTAGACAAACTCGCCGAACTTCTCGGCCTCCACGACACGCGTATCGACGACCCCGAAGAACGCGCCGCCGTCACCACCGTCCGCCCCACCGAACACCACGCGCGCTCCATCTACTACGCGCCAGACATGGACGGACAAGCCGACCCCGGGGAAGTCATCTGGGTGTGGATCCAGCCCAACCTGCCCGGGCACCCCGCCCGCGAACGCGCCATGGTTGTGGTCGGGCGCTCCCAACACCTACTCCTTGGCCTGCTCATCTCCCCCAACCCCGAACACGCCAACGAAGACAACTGGATAGACATCGGATCCGGCGGCTGGGACGTCGCCGGACGCCAATGCTGGGTGCGACTCGACAAAATCCTCGAAGTCCCCGAATCCACCATCCGGCGCCAAGGCGCCATCATGCCGAAAAGCCGCTTCGAACGCATCGCCCAACGCCTCCGCAGCGACTACAGCTGGGTGTGAGTTGCTTTTTGCCCTGGGAGTTTGTTACATTTTCAGACTGTTGTTGAAAAGACGGTGCCGCCCCTAAAGACGCAGGCAGGACCTTGGGTCTGCGCAGGTGACACCCCCAGATAGCTAAGAGGTAACACGCTATGGCAAACATCAAATCCCAGATCAAGCGCATCCGCACCAACGAAGAACGCCGACTGCGCAACAAGTCAGTCCGCTCCGCAGTGCGCACCGAAATCCGCAAACTCCGCGAAGCCGTTGACGCAGGCGACAAAGCCGCCGCCGAAGCCCAGCTCCGCGTCGCATCCCGCGCCCTGGACAAGGCCGTGAGCAAAGGCGTGTTCCACCGCAACAACGCAGCCAACAAAAAATCCAACATGGCTAGCGCCGTGAACAAGATGGGCTAGTTGCTGGCGCTGTGGCGCTCTGTTGTGACCCGCTTTCAGGCTTGGTTTTCCTGCCTGGAGGCGGGTTTTTGCGTGTTCGGTGTAAGGTAGGTCCATCGCTAGGTTCGAAATCAGGGGTTTTTCGTGCCTGGCGGTAGACCTATTTCTACACCAAGCAGAACCCATCCACTATGGTGACCAAATGTCAACTCTGCCCATCCTTCATCTGTGGACAACTTGACTTATCCACAGATGCACTCCTCTCGCCATGCAGCACAGGTAGCAATCCTGATGTGATGGAATCATGTACCCACATGATGTTCCTGTACTGCGACAAGAGCTTCTCCGTACACTTTCACGCCGCCAGATTGAAAGAAACTATCTTTTTGTCTCACACTTCGCCATGGTCCCGTGCACACTTAAGCGCACAGACTCTGATATTTCCCTAGGTGCCAGGTCCCATCCCCGTCATCTACGTTTCCTGTTTGATGCAATAACTCGCGCACGTGCGCATCACCTAAGCTGCCCAGATGGAATTATTTCTAGCTGGGCAGCTGCCGCTTATGCGGGATTACCTTTCTGGGCGGACAACGCGCACACGACCCTCATGGTAAAAAATGGAAAGCGGAATTCCACCTCTCCCCTGCTCCCCCACAGGCGGATAGTCGCATCACATATACTCACCTACCAGCCGGATCCCGAGTTTCCATCACTGCAGGTCATGCAACCCGCTGTTGCCTCTGCTTACTGTTTACGCGACATCTATCG from the Corynebacterium durum genome contains:
- the rpsT gene encoding 30S ribosomal protein S20, whose protein sequence is MANIKSQIKRIRTNEERRLRNKSVRSAVRTEIRKLREAVDAGDKAAAEAQLRVASRALDKAVSKGVFHRNNAANKKSNMASAVNKMG
- a CDS encoding AAA family ATPase, with the protein product MYFSKLLMHNDGPIEHIEVEFPIVDGVPHPVIIVGENGVGKTNLLSVLADAIIESAAQGHNDIVNNSSNGRSWFRYVGGNIKRRGASGYLNVVQFIDADEDIRYSVKSGDVNYLSLDELPPDDRYEKINIDEIPADKNISISRELSTKIHESGVYGFSPTTRNEIPHWFNAKSIDNLNPYVFSKIHGNLGRKIIWEQMLPRVSQWITEIILDSRIDVSIQDDDSTMLNERSFKYQSGLIKRALRYRLAINQILQIILDDKEMQIFWRDRLISDLIISNEEKEFPLSSLSTGQSTLFSLFGTIIMYADQCYINNPFEVSGSVVIDEIDSHLHIDLVNRALPQLIKLFPKVQFILSSHSPFFISGMCEVFGADGVKILKLPEGKWINAEDFSEFGKALNIFRELTSFKKEVEQEIKNTTKPIVYCEGATDVKHIEAAGKVLGYSDVLDLIELCANGDEKGGGEKNLNKLYETARKNVNLTSRKIFTIFDSDVSYDCVLEGNLRRYIFPPNKSNKIMSKGIENIYPEEVFCSEFIYEENFSDGGGFSCTRRKFDKGQFADYISANYGNICKSYFGGFEDLFSELRKWLDA
- a CDS encoding type II toxin-antitoxin system PemK/MazF family toxin; protein product: MDTPRGTNGLHKPRKPLRRRIRRTLKRIRRPEAITLEEGLDKLAELLGLHDTRIDDPEERAAVTTVRPTEHHARSIYYAPDMDGQADPGEVIWVWIQPNLPGHPARERAMVVVGRSQHLLLGLLISPNPEHANEDNWIDIGSGGWDVAGRQCWVRLDKILEVPESTIRRQGAIMPKSRFERIAQRLRSDYSWV
- the lepA gene encoding translation elongation factor 4, whose translation is MAQNFAEKTFTDPSRIRNFCIIAHIDHGKSTLADRILQLTGVVEARDMRDQYLDNMDIERERGITIKAQNVRLPWVPRSGEHAGEEIVMHLIDTPGHVDFTYEVSRALEACEGAILLVDAAQGIEAQTLANLYLAMENDLEIIPVLNKIDLPAADPDKYALEIAHIIGCEPEDVLRVSGKTGEGVPELLDRVCELVPPPSSEVAESGASGIPGADAPARAMIFDSVYDTYRGVVTYIRMVDGRLEPRQKIRMMSTGATHELLEIGIVSPTPKKCSGLGPGEVGYLITGVKDVRQSKVGDTVTWATKGAEEPLKGYEEPKPMVYSGLFPISQADYPDLRDALEKLQLNDAALTFEPETSVALGFGFRCGFLGLLHMEITRDRLQREFDLDLISTAPSVNYRVVTEDGSELIVHNPSDWPGGKLREVWEPIVKTTIIVPAEYVGTTMELCQSKRGQMGGMDYLSEDRVELRYTMPLGEIIFDFFDMLKSRTKGYASLNYEEAGEQQSDLVKVDILLQGEPVDAFSAIVHRDNAQWYGNKMTVKLKELIPRQQFEVPVQAAIGSKIIARENIRALRKDVLAKCYGGDVSRKRKLLEKQKEGKKRMKSIGSVSVPQEAFVAALSTDEG